In Macadamia integrifolia cultivar HAES 741 chromosome 1, SCU_Mint_v3, whole genome shotgun sequence, a single window of DNA contains:
- the LOC122079307 gene encoding beta-glucosidase 18-like: protein MDFLGVNAYRFSISWSRVLPRGRFGEVDPTGVEFYNNLINSLLLKGIQPFVTLNHFDIPQELEDRYGSWLNSQIQKDFGYFAEVCFKAFGDRVKYWVTFNEPNIMVKFGYITGKFPPNHCSTSNSTQSSDGGCKYGNPAIEPYIAAHNVILAHANAVSIYREKYQVDQEGMIGIVLNSIWYEPLRDIPFDRLAAQRALVFYHAWFLDPIIYGDYPPEMRQILGRRLPTFSSEEKDMLNNKLDFIGVNHYTSLYVQDCLFSQCDLATSEVDPSIYITGERNGQPIGDPTAMENFYVVPHGMEKMVMYFKERYLNTPMFITENGYPDANYPGVISIEERLNDIKRIEYLNSYLASLTLALRNGADVKGYFIWSVLDNFEWLNGYTLRFGLYYVDYDTLQRIPKLSAMWYKQFLHI, encoded by the exons ATGGACTTCTTGGGAGTAAATGCTTACAGATTCTCGATTTCATGGTCTAGAGTCCTCCCTA GGGGCAGGTTTGGAGAAGTTGATCCAACTGGAGTTGAGTTCTACAACAACCTAATAAATTCACTCTTACTCAAAG GGATACAACCATTTGTTACATTGAACCATTTCGACATTCCTCAAGAGCTTGAAGACCGATATGGGTCATGGCTAAATTCACAAATACA GAaagattttggatattttgcGGAAGTTTGTTTCAAGGCTTTTGGTGATAGAGTGAAGTATTGGGTTACATTCAATGAGCCAAATATCATGGTAAAATTTGGTTACATCACTGGGAAATTTCCTCCAAACCATTGCTCCACCTCTAACTCTACTCAATCATCTGATGGGGGTTGCAAATATGGGAACCCAGCGATTGAGCCATATATTGCTGCTCATAATGTCATACTAGCACATGCTAATGCAGTCAGCATCTACAGAGAAAAATATCAG GTGGATCAAGAAGGCATGATTGGGATTGTACTAAACTCAATTTGGTATGAACCACTCCGAGATATCCCGTTTGATCGTTTGGCTGCACAACGGGCTCTTGTGTTTTATCATGCATG gTTCTTGGATCCCATAATATATGGAGATTATCCTCCTGAAATGCGTCAAATTTTGGGTAGGAGATTACCAACGTTCTCATCAGAGGAAAAGGATATGTTGAATAACAAGCTTGATTTTATTGGAGTTAATCACTATACTAGTCTTTATGTACAAGATTGCTTGTTCTCTCAATGTGATCTTGCTACTTCAGAAGTGGATCCCTCTATCTACATCACCGGAGAAAGAAATGGCCAACCCATTGGAGATCCA ACAGCAATGGAAAACTTTTATGTGGTTCCTCatggaatggagaaaatggTCATGTATTTCAAAGAAAGATACCTCAATACACCAATGTTCATCACAGAAAATG GGTATCCAGATGCAAACTATCCTGGTGTAATTTCTATTGAAGAGAGGCTGAATGACATAAAGAGAATAGAATACCTGAACAGCTACTTGGCTTCCCTTACATTAGCCTTGAG GAATGGAGCTGATGTAAAGGGTTATTTCATTTGGTCTGTTCTTGACAACTTTGAGTGGCTAAATGGGTATACTTTACGATTTGGACTCTACTATGTCGACTACGATACATTACAGAGAATACCAAAGCTATCTGCAATGTGGTACAAACAATTTCTCCACATATAG